Proteins from one Lacrimispora sphenoides genomic window:
- a CDS encoding YbaN family protein → MLKKVIYASIGIAAMALGVMGTVVPGLPATPFFLLALLCFTKSSEKLNCWFRGTGLYAKYVKGYEYDRSMTRKQKLIIQTAAGLMMFISFLLIGNMAVRLLLIAAFILHNYVFIFVIKTRQAGRTETTTKG, encoded by the coding sequence TTGTTAAAAAAAGTAATATATGCTTCTATTGGAATCGCTGCCATGGCCCTGGGAGTTATGGGAACGGTGGTACCTGGCCTGCCTGCCACACCGTTCTTCCTGCTGGCCTTGCTCTGTTTTACAAAAAGCTCTGAAAAGCTCAATTGCTGGTTCAGAGGCACAGGTCTGTATGCAAAATACGTGAAAGGGTATGAATATGACCGGTCAATGACAAGAAAGCAGAAGCTTATCATTCAGACTGCCGCAGGATTGATGATGTTTATCTCCTTTCTATTGATCGGAAATATGGCTGTACGTCTGCTTCTTATCGCAGCCTTTATTCTGCACAATTATGTTTTTATCTTTGTTATTAAAACGCGTCAGGCAGGCAGAACAGAAACGACTACAAAGGGATAG
- a CDS encoding class I SAM-dependent methyltransferase, translated as MKLEKMEEFFDSRLDGYEDHQLNAIDSAKIFYPYTASQLPMAEGCKVLDLGCGTGLELNEYFMLNPLAAITGIDLANGMLKALKAKFPDKQLTLINGSYFEVPFGEKVFDAAVSVESLHHFTMEQKILLYKKLHGSLREGGYFILTDYMAENDEEEKNNFLELSRLKKELGICDSEFYHYDTPLTRAHETEALLSGGFSKVELLNKWQSTNILKAYK; from the coding sequence ATGAAACTTGAAAAGATGGAAGAATTTTTTGATAGTCGTTTAGATGGGTATGAGGATCACCAGCTTAATGCTATTGATTCTGCAAAAATATTTTATCCCTATACGGCATCCCAGCTGCCTATGGCCGAAGGCTGTAAAGTACTCGATTTGGGCTGTGGGACAGGGCTTGAATTGAACGAATATTTTATGCTTAATCCACTTGCTGCCATAACAGGAATCGATTTGGCAAATGGGATGTTAAAAGCACTTAAGGCCAAATTTCCAGACAAACAGCTTACGCTTATCAATGGTTCATATTTTGAGGTTCCTTTTGGTGAAAAAGTATTTGATGCTGCCGTTTCTGTGGAATCATTGCATCATTTCACTATGGAACAGAAAATCCTGCTTTATAAAAAGCTGCATGGTTCGTTGAGAGAGGGCGGATATTTTATTTTAACGGACTATATGGCTGAAAATGATGAGGAAGAAAAGAATAACTTTTTAGAGCTTTCCCGGTTGAAAAAAGAATTGGGAATATGTGACAGTGAGTTCTATCACTATGATACACCGCTTACACGAGCGCATGAAACAGAAGCGTTACTCTCCGGAGGATTTTCAAAAGTCGAACTACTGAATAAATGGCAAAGTACGAACATTTTGAAAGCATATAAATGA
- a CDS encoding GNAT family N-acetyltransferase, whose product MGLRYIRAEKKDVDLLINIYNAAFYTDYVKYGECPAYGKTREEMEASIEKSQKLIIYSVNNPIGAISIADRGDGEYYLGCLCIIPEYQGKGIGTHAFHHILDFYCDWKKITLVTPADKEENIKFYTEKCGFIVSSTEMDGNVPVAHFLLKR is encoded by the coding sequence ATGGGATTGAGATATATAAGAGCTGAAAAGAAAGATGTAGATTTATTAATCAATATTTATAATGCAGCATTCTATACTGATTATGTTAAGTATGGGGAATGTCCTGCTTATGGTAAAACAAGAGAAGAAATGGAAGCATCGATTGAAAAGTCTCAAAAACTAATTATTTACAGCGTAAACAATCCCATTGGAGCTATTTCAATTGCTGACAGAGGAGATGGAGAGTATTATTTGGGATGTCTTTGCATTATTCCTGAATATCAGGGCAAAGGAATTGGCACACACGCATTTCACCATATTCTGGACTTTTATTGCGATTGGAAAAAGATAACATTGGTAACCCCTGCGGATAAAGAGGAAAACATAAAGTTTTATACAGAAAAATGCGGTTTTATAGTAAGTAGTACAGAAATGGATGGAAATGTTCCGGTAGCACATTTTTTATTAAAACGATAA
- a CDS encoding DUF5680 domain-containing protein: MIFPEKLQLLRKSKGITQEELAEKVSVSRQAITKWESGQAYPDISNLISISEFFKVTIDHLVKDNDSCITSIVKEDSCDSNELIDFLIKAKCNTYAAKGRECASSRPSSHDLRYEEGVFLYLDTYIGGECFSGEEAVWKNSIPIYAMNYSGRVISSNFNSDFLKAVLLAVPRDKPFRGPDFYQEHDYLYKCKVCGDFKWYQGYEEIYYKNLQVYECYFHGGIVK; the protein is encoded by the coding sequence ATGATTTTTCCGGAAAAATTACAGCTACTAAGAAAAAGCAAAGGCATAACGCAGGAGGAACTAGCTGAAAAAGTTTCCGTATCCCGTCAAGCCATAACAAAATGGGAAAGCGGCCAGGCATATCCTGACATTTCCAATCTCATCAGTATATCAGAATTTTTTAAAGTTACGATTGACCATTTGGTAAAAGATAATGATTCCTGCATTACTTCTATCGTCAAGGAAGATTCCTGCGACAGTAATGAATTAATTGATTTTCTTATTAAGGCAAAATGTAATACTTATGCTGCGAAAGGAAGAGAATGTGCCTCTTCAAGGCCAAGCTCCCATGATTTACGTTATGAAGAAGGCGTCTTCTTGTATTTAGACACGTATATCGGCGGTGAGTGTTTTTCCGGAGAAGAAGCCGTGTGGAAAAACAGCATTCCAATCTATGCAATGAATTACTCCGGTCGGGTAATAAGCAGTAATTTTAACAGCGACTTTTTAAAGGCGGTCTTATTAGCGGTACCCCGGGATAAACCCTTCCGCGGTCCTGACTTCTATCAAGAGCATGATTATCTTTATAAATGCAAGGTATGCGGAGATTTCAAATGGTATCAGGGATACGAAGAAATATACTATAAGAATTTACAGGTTTATGAGTGTTATTTTCATGGAGGAATCGTAAAGTGA
- a CDS encoding DUF4491 family protein, whose product MNYNGILIGIGTFLIIGLLHPVVIKAEYYFSSRIWPLFLIGGILCIGFSLACAKVVLSALLAVLGFSLLWSIKELKEQKERVEKGWFPRNPKRKW is encoded by the coding sequence ATGAATTATAATGGAATTCTTATCGGTATCGGAACATTTCTTATCATCGGATTATTACATCCTGTTGTTATCAAGGCAGAATATTACTTTAGCAGCAGAATCTGGCCGCTTTTTCTGATAGGGGGAATCTTGTGTATCGGTTTCTCTCTTGCATGCGCTAAGGTAGTATTATCCGCACTTTTGGCAGTTTTGGGCTTCTCGCTTTTATGGAGTATAAAGGAGCTTAAAGAGCAGAAAGAGAGGGTGGAAAAGGGCTGGTTCCCCAGAAATCCTAAAAGAAAATGGTAA